In Aspergillus flavus chromosome 3, complete sequence, one genomic interval encodes:
- a CDS encoding putative tannase: MRSALNILAGAATLTVAQAASLSDVCTNSHVKSALPSIDLINGLVIDSSSITTNAVYNASTPGGDYFPAASAYDFCNVTLTYAHPGRNDRVHLKLWMPAPDQFQNRWLSTGGGGFAINHDEQQLPGGVQYGAAAGITDGGFGSFYTQFDQVFLLANGTINYEALYMFGYQAHHELSVIGKALTKNFYGTGDAKLYAYWQGCSEGGREGFSQVQRFQEFDGAVIGAPALRYGQQQANHLYGNLVEHTLKYYPPPCELEKIVNLTITACDRLDGRSDGVVSRTDLCKLHFNINSTIGAPYSCPASTTATGTTPAQNGTVSALGAAAARKMLDGLRTLDGRRAYIFYQPSATFDDAQTKYNPETKQFELEVSAYAAEWIPRFLQLQNYTLSSLENVTYDTLKDWMELGWQRYEDVLQTTWPDLTPFQSAGGKVLHYHGESDPSIPAGSSVHYHESVRKTMYPNMSFNESNQALNEWNRLFLVPGAAHCASSTDQANGPFPQATLKTLIEWVENSIVPETLNGTVLDGDHKGEQQQICAWPLRPLWTENGTVMNCVYDQASLDTWDYEFDAYRIPLY; encoded by the coding sequence ATGAGGTCGGCGCTAAACATCCTCGCGGGAGCAGCCACTCTCACAGTGGCACAGGCTGCTAGCCTTAGCGATGTTTGCACGAACAGCCATGTCAAGTCGGCTCTGCCCTCCATTGACCTCATCAATGGTCTTGTAATTGATTCATCTTCTATTACCACCAATGCCGTCTACAATGCTTCCACCCCCGGAGGTGACTACTTCCCAGCAGCATCCGCCTATGATTTCTGCAACGTGACTCTCACGTACGCCCACCCTGGACGCAACGATCGAGTTCATCTTAAATTATGGATGCCAGCTCCAGACCAGTTCCAAAACCGGTGGCTATCCACTGGTGGAGGTGGTTTTGCGATCAATCACGACGAACAGCAGCTTCCGGGTGGTGTTCAATATGGCGCCGCGGCTGGCATCACTGACGGAGGTTTCGGCAGCTTTTACACCCAGTTTGACCAAGTATTCCTGCTGGCCAATGGCACGATCAACTATGAAGCACTTTATATGTTTGGCTACCAGGCGCACCATGAGCTAAGTGTCATCGGAAAGGCTTTGACAAAGAACTTTTATGGCACGGGAGACGCAAAACTGTATGCCTATTGGCAGGGGTGCTCCGAGGGTGGTCGCGAGGGATTCAGCCAGGTGCAGCGATTTCAGGAGTTCGACGGCGCAGTGATCGGCGCCCCTGCCCTTCGGTATGGCCAACAACAGGCCAACCATCTGTATGGAAACTTGGTCGAGCATACACTCAAGTACTACCCTCCGCCCTGTGAATTGGAGAAGATCGTTAATTTGACCATTACGGCATGCGATCGCCTGGATGGAAGGTCCGACGGTGTGGTGTCGCGGACCGACCTGTGCAAGCTGCATTTTAATATCAATTCAACGATTGGAGCACCCTACTCCTGCCCAGCCTCAACGACAGCAACTGGTACAACCCCGGCGCAGAACGGAACCGTGTCTGCGCTCggtgcagcagcagccaggAAGATGTTAGATGGCCTTCGCACTCTTGACGGCCGTCGGGCCTATATCTTCTACCAGCCTTCCGCCACCTTCGATGATGCGCAAACGAAATATAACCCCGAAACCAAGCAATTCGAACTCGAGGTCTCTGCCTATGCCGCCGAATGGATCCCCCGCTTCCTGCAGCTACAGAATTACACTCTATCTTCCCTGGAAAACGTAACATACGACACCTTAAAAGACTGGATGGAACTTGGATGGCAGCGCTACGAAGACGTCCTGCAGACCACATGGCCCGATCTAACTCCTTTCCAGTCCGCGGGTGGAAAGGTGCTTCACTACCATGGTGAATCGGATCCAAGTATTCCGGCTGGATCCTCGGTACACTATCATGAGTCTGTTCGTAAGACTATGTACCCCAACATGTCTTTCAACGAAAGTAACCAGGCGTTGAATGAGTGGAACCGCTTATTCTTGGTCCCCGGCGCCGCGCACTGCGCCTCCAGTACCGATCAAGCCAATGGCCCCTTCCCCCAGGCAACTCTCAAGACGCTCATCGAATGGGTCGAAAATAGTATTGTTCCAGAAACTTTGAATGGTACCGTGCTGGATGGTGATCACAAGGGTGAACAGCAGCAGATCTGCGCTTGGCCCTTGCGTCCCTTATGGACAGAGAATGGCACCGTTATGAACTGTGTGTATGACCAGGCTTCCTTGGACACCTGGGACTATGAATTTGATGCCTATCGCATTCCTCTATACTAA
- a CDS encoding putative siderophore iron transporter: MDTLFLLPGKFCLRCRSYIPEVPVHLPYSRGPLYLNLLASAYISLALASSALLHVSNVMQKFLRAVSHDSEPEGSRSLPVPIMKDPRDEGYEPIFDSSETVAEAREGRAHGVAEIEALATVWSTKALHIGYALVFLIFFTNSFQQETTGSLSPYVYSKFANHSLISRTNVLTNVVGGVAKLPCAMLIDVWGRPKGFGIMTGLCTLGLFLMAICGNVETYVTAQVIYWVGYNGMDYVLHIFLSDITDLVNRSFVYGMASTPYVVTTFAGPAAAQLIYEIGGLWWGFGIFVVITPLVTAPFLWLLWTSLRKAYTEGLIRKAHSRRTWARSVKHYFIEFDTIGLSLVTVAFVLMLLPLAPASHASNDSMSLADRSRSPDTTASFFLGVLAFMAFVLWERFCAPVCFLPFNRLKDRTLLGACFLAASLFASFYCWDLYLASYLQVTFNTRIRETGYIYNIYTIGTCLWSVPLGLIIRKVDRLKWIALAAMPLIFLGTGLMIHFRSPQSHIGYVVLCEVFKALAGGTLVICQQMAAMATGGHESVAVSFALVGLFTKLGGGIGSAISGAIWTSTVPFYLEKYLPTGKKHKAWELYGSIEEVLSYPIGTPERDATIQAYGVAQRRMLIAGLSILPLAVASILLWRDIRLKKVSQVRGTVF; encoded by the exons ATGGACACACTTTTCCTGCTTCCGGGGAAGTTTTGTCTGCGTTGTCGCTCTTACATACCAGAGGTGCCCGTTCACCTACCCTATTCGCGTGGCCCCTTATACCTTAACCTCCTTGCTTCTGCATACATCTCGCTCGCCTTGGCCAGTAGCGCGCTACTTCATGTATCCAATGTCATGCAGAAATTCTTACGGGCGGTTTCCCATGACTCAGAGCCGGAGGGAAGCAGATCCTTGCCCGTGCCGATCATGAAAGACCCACGCGACGAGGGTTATGAACCTATTTTTGACTCGTCGGAAACTGTCGCCGAGGCCAGGGAGGGAAGGGCACATGGAGTCGCAGAGATTGAGGCTCTGGCAACAGTGTGGTCGACCAAGGCTCTTCATATTGGATACGCTTT AGTGTTTTTGATATTTTTCACCAACTCTTTCCAACAGGAAACGACGGGGAGTCTTTCACCGTATGTGTACTCGAAGTTCGCCAATCACtctttgatatcaaggaCAAATGTCCTGACCAATGTTGTCGGTGGGGTGGCCAAATTGCCGTGTGCCATGTTAATCGATGTCTGGGGCCGTCCGAAAGGGTTTGGAATCATGACTGGCCTATGCACTTTAG GACTTTTCCTAATGGCTATTTGTGGAAACGTGGAAACCTATGTCACCGCTCAG GTCATATACTGGGTAGGATACAATGGAATGGACTACGTCCTCCATATCTTTCTCTCCGATATAACGGATTTGGTAAACCGATCGTTCGTTTATGGCATGGCATCAACTCCTTATGTTGTCACCACATTTGCCGGCCCTGCAGCCGCGCAATTGATTTATGAAATAGGAGGTTTGTGGTGGGGATTTGGGATATTCGTCGTCATCACTCCACTTGTAACGGCGCCATTCCTGTGGTTACTCTGGACCTCACTCCGCAAGGCGTACACAGAGGGGCTAATCCGGAAAGCTCATAGTCGCAGAACATGGGCAAGATCCGTCAAGCATTATTTCATTGAGTTCGATA CTATTGGACTATCATTGGTGACAGTGGCATTTGTTCTGATGCTCCTCCCATTGGCCCCAGCCTCACATGCTAGCAATGATAGTATGTCCTTGGCTGATAGATCGAGATCGCCGGATACCACAGCGTCATTTTTTCTCGGCGTGCTTGCCTTTATGGCATTTGTGCTCTGGGAGCGCTTTTGTGCCCCAGTATGCTTCTTACCATTCAACCGGCTCAAGGATCGAACGTTGCTGGGAGCTTGCTTTCTTGCTGCGTCCCTTTTTGCCAGCTTCTA CTGCTGGGATCTTTACCTTGCTTCCTACCTTCAGGTTACCTTTAACACCAGAATCCGGGAGACGGGCTACATTTACAACATCTATACCATTGGGACATGTCTTTGGTCGGTACCACTGGGACT GATCATTCGCAAAGTCGATCGCCTTAAATGGATCGCTCTAGCCGCCATGCCATTAATCTTTCTTGGGACAGGGCTGATGATCCATTTTCGATCACCTCAAAGTCACATTGGATACGTCGTACTTTGTGAAGTCTTCAAGGCCCTAGCCGGGGGCACTCTGGTAATCTGTCAGCAGATGGCAGCGATGGCCACCGGCGGCCACGAGAGTGTTGCCGTCTCCTTCGCCTTGGTAGGGCTGTTCACCAAATTGGGAGGAGGCATCGGATCTGCTATTTCCGGTGCAATCTGGACCAGCACTGTCCCTTTCTACCTGGAGAAGTATCTACCCACAGGGAAGAAACACAAGGCATGGGAGCTCTACGGATCGATCGAGGAAGTCCTATCGTACCCGATAGGGACCCCAGAGCGGGACGCTACCATCCAGGCGTACGGGGTAGCTCAACGACGGATGTTGATTGCTGGCCTTTCCATCCTACCGCTTGCTGTGGCATCCATCCTGCTGTGGAGGGACATCCGCTTGAAGAAAGTCAGCCAGGTCAGGGGTACCGTCTTCTGA
- a CDS encoding uncharacterized protein (eukaryotic protein of unknown function-domain containing protein): protein MPSRGPKTTGELIIVHQESQKSRTRARAHLAHNGIRKRIQKQRGQDHDSPAPPGSRAVAASPIPAPVGLSGFSMVEYLISTNIFPDLNSTWGVSPAVCPGPANLSHTLSRASDVLECIFRANLAFHWLDLNLWTTPEKKRNMKVAALTYRGQALALAQKELLRRRIPSSTHRDTKRQPVHPANREICFGIVLRMLHLDYRFARCDVQAHFVACRQLLRDSSDGSLTENQQSLEALASTIRNPHLHHLMITFECINRTPNSVIWDDADLSFLTRNLYQFVNRIQAGDEVSTENRTLDESIPMTPPRVSPSTILWRCLTKRPTSIPSNIYRDVCESSAQIAALLLICSVFLDYEDDSESTDTSIPYQCVEELENALFALGEENAVSSALNSAWMLAGGLGLPLTHRRARLWSVSGMLYALKRSSGLDLTVTTSGHVVNAQYVKQGISIKAVGYAILSTGSFPALAPRRVSRTASALVASGAIFTMVNPSLLPPELRKLSDDVYVYDPFLDSQGDSRSSASDPTTVVLYTWADAHVRLVQKYFQGYRDLYPSTKIIIVMAKTMKTFFAGRETNQAVVRDMVVKELWPLSSRKPSTSSELSDSLTYRGTSHPRILMHAFSNSGGVNLEATALVWHSLQLSLGQSIGPLPIQGLILDSTPGGDSFSREFQRWTAGVALGFAFLPRLLAKLVAAIIVLLRFGLPGLFGKESLPVRGRRVTNSPDYIPTTSGRLYIYSDSDPLIGDKDVESHGHEAKAKGYQNIELEKFQGSGHVAHMRQDPKRYWAAIARFWDERCV, encoded by the exons ATGCCTTCTCGTGGCCCGAAGACGACTGGCGAACTTATCATTGTCCACCAGGAAAGCCAAAAGAGTCGAACGCGAGCTCGAGCGCACTTGGCGCATAACGGGATCAGAAAGAGGATCCAGAAGCAGCGTGGACAGGACCATGACAGTCCAGCACCCCCCGGCTCAAGAGCTGTAGCCGCTTCTCCCATTCCTGCCCCGGTTGGACTGTCGGGCTTTTCAATGGTGGAGTATTTGATCTCCACCAACATCTTCCCGGATCTTAACAGCACATGGGGTGTGAGTCCCGCTGTTTGTCCCGGTCCTGCAAATCTATCGCATACCCTCTCGCGGGCCTCCGATGTACTGGAATGTATTTTCCGTGCCAATTTGGCATTTCACTGGCTTGATCTCAATTTGTGGACGACccccgagaagaagaggaacatGAAAGTCGCCGCCTTGACGTATCGAGGGCAAGCACTAGCATTGGCGCAGAAAGAATTGCTTCGCCGGCGTATACCAAGCTCCACACACCGTGACACTAAGCGACAACCGGTCCACCCGGCAAATAGGGAGATCTGCTTTGGTATCGTGCTCCGAATGCTTCATCTCGACTACCGGTTTGCGCGATGCGACGTCCAGGCTCATTTTGTGGCATGCCGGCAACTGCTGAGGGACAGCTCAGATGGCAGCCTCACGGAGAATCAGCAATCGCTTGAAGCTCTAGCATCCACCATTCGTAatcctcatctccatcacCTCATGATCACCTTTGAATGTATCAACCGCACCCCCAACAGTGTCATCTGGGATGATGCGGACTTAAGCTTTCTTACGAGGAATCTGTATCAATTTGTCAATCGCATTCAGGCGGGTGATGAAGTATCTACGGAGAACCGAACTTTGGATGAATCTATCCCAATGACGCCGCCAAGGGTCTCCCCATCCACTATCTTGTGGCGATGCCTCACAAAGAGACCGACGTCGATCCCGTCGAATATCTACCGTGATGTTTGCGAGTCTAGTGCACAGATTGCGGCATTACTACTCATTTGTTCCGTGTTTCTCGACTATGAAGATGACTCTGAAAGCACTGATACTTCGATTCCCTACCAGTGCGTTGAAGAACTGGAGAATGCGCTCTTTGCTCTCGGGGAGGAAAACGCTGTATCAAGTGCGCTCAATTCCGCCTGGATGTTGGCTGGTGGACTTGGACTACCGCTAACACACCGGCGCGCTCGTTTGTGGTCTGTATCTGGGATGCTATATGCTCTGAAACGATCTTCCGGTCTTGATCTGACCGTCACAACATCGGGCCATGTGGTGAATGCGCAGTATGTCAAGCAG GGTATATCCATAAAGGCTGTGGGCTATGCGATCCTCTCTACCGGCTCTTTCCCTGCATTAGCTCCACGTCGTGTCAGCCGGACAGCGTCTGCGCTAGTAGCATCCGGAGCAATCTTCACGATGGTCAATCCTTCGCTTTTACCTCCAGAGCTACGAAAGCTCTCAGATGACGTCTATGTTTATGACCCCTTCTTAGACTCTCAGGGTGACAGCCGCAGCAGTGCAAGCGATCCCACAACTGTTGTCCTATACACATGGGCCGATGCACACGTACGCCTGGTTCAAAAATACTTCCAGGGGTACAGAGACCTCTACCCGTCTACTAAAATTATCATAGTTATGGCGAAGACTATGAAGACGTTTTTCGCCGGACGAGAGACGAATCAAGCCGTTGTTCGAGACATGGTGGTCAAGGAATTGTGGCCGCTTAGTAGCCGCAAACCAAGTACGTCTTCTGAGCTTTCAGATAGCTTGACGTATCGGGGAACATCGCACCCCCGCATCCTCATGCATGCCTTCTCGAACAGTGGCGGCGTCAACCTGGAGGCCACTGCTTTGGTTTGGCATTCATTACAACTGAGCCTGGGCCAATCCATCGGCCCACTACCCATCCAAGGCCTCATTCTCGACTCGACACCTGGTGGAGACTCCTTTTCCCGTGAATTTCAACGCTGGACAGCCGGAGTAGCGCTGGGGTTCGCGTTTCTCCCAAGGCTCTTGGCGAAACTGGTGGCGGCCATCATAGTGCTACTACGTTTCGGGCTACCGGGTCTGTTTGGAAAAGAGTCGCTTCCTGTCCGTGGACGGAGAGTCACCAATTCGCCCGACTACATACCAACAACTAGCGGACggttgtatatatactccgACTCGGACCCCTTGATCGGAGACAAAGATGTGGAGTCGCATGGGCATGAAGCGAAGGCTAAGGGATATCAGAATATTGAGTTGGAAAAGTTCCAAGGTTCGGGCCATGTCGCACACATGCGACAGGATCCAAAAAGGTATTGGGCTGCGATTGCAAGGTTCTGGGATGAAAGATGTGTGTGA
- a CDS encoding glycoside hydrolase superfamily, translating to MKLANLALSATAGLSLKATSETVQGFDISNHQATVDFKAAYNDGARFVMIKATEGTTFTDKVFSSHYQGATDAGLIRGGYHFALPDSSSGAEQAEFFLKNGGGWSKDGITLPGMLDIEYNPYGATCYDKSAEDMVAWIKDFVDTYQKATGVYPLIYSTADWWKTCTGNAGGFGSTCPLVLAAYSDSAPSTIPGDWATYTIWQNSDSYKHGGDSDIFNGGYEQLQKIAKAE from the exons ATGAAGCTCGCCAACCTCGCCCTCAGCGCTACCGCCGGTCTATCCCTGAAGGCCACTTCGGAGACAGTCCAGGGTTTTGATATCTCCAACCATCAAGCCACCGTAGACTTCAAGGCGGCCTATAACGATGGCGCTCGCTTCGTCATGATCAAA GCAACCGAGGGCACCACCTTCACGGACAAGGTCTTCAGCTCACATTATCAAGGCGCTACCGACGCCGGTCTGATTCGCGGAGGCTACCATTTCGCGCTTCCCGACTCCTCCTCTGGCGCGGAGCAAGCGGAATTCTTCCTCAAGAACGGTGGCGGCTGGTCCAAGGACGGCATCACATTGCCCGGTATGCTCGATATCGAATACAACCCATACGGTGCCACCTGCTACGACAAAAGCGCCGAAGACATGGTTGCCTGGATCAAAGACTTCGTCGATACGTATCAGAAGGCAACCGGTGTCTACCCCCTGATCTACTCCACCGCCGACTGGTGGAAGACCTGCACCGGAAACGCCGGCGGCTTTGGCAGCACCTGTCCTCTCGTACTCGCCGCGTATAGCGACTCGGCGCCCTCGACGATCCCTGGCGATTGGGCGACCTACACCATCTGGCAGAATTCCGACAGCTATAAGCATGGTGGTGACTCTGATATCTTTAACGGAGGGTATGAGCAGCTGCAAAAAATTGCTAAGGCTGAGTGA
- a CDS encoding putative cytochrome P450 monooxygenase yields the protein MVLAGEDLVAMFTVTHVILALGAYVALRFAYQIVYYRFFHPLSVFPGPFWGSVTRLWIAWHNLRETEVPTVYALTKKYGMILQVSAAGILELMCGWLAGPVVRITPTLLLVSDPTKLPDIYHRNADKTGHYITGSFGETESLFNIRSHKTHAAFRKHIAGPYSFSNVKRMEPLVDARIDDWLNKLDETFASTGAKFDFAWWAVEIGFGAPFGFIEQGKDVGGLIQGFHDGLPAFGLLARLHPFTSWMKTTFMKKYLVAKPEDNTGIGVLMRFRDRLIEQRLREIAEGKDVGRVDLLQTFIDARTEDGKPLDMDYLKAEVLLVLLAGADTTGTVFQSLVNHLLVNQEVYERMMEEIDTASRKGLIPETIPHRCCTDDIAIAACDKESISRLHPQGRQDRTVCFRMRLIEAGFFGSHECIEFHTTQRNGSTAEFRRTVGDDSQAISFFFQL from the exons ATGGTTCTTGCAGGGGAGGACCTGGTCGCAATGTTCACTGTTACCCACGTCATCCTTGCCTTGGGTGCATATGTCGCCCTCCGATTCGCTTATCAGATTGTGTACTATCGCTTTTTCCACCCCTTGTCCGTCTTTCCGGGCCCTTTCTGGGGCAGCGTAACCAGACTTTGGATCGCATGGCATAATCTACGTGAGACCGAAGTGCCTACGGTCTATGCACTGACCAAGAAATACGGTATGATCCTTCAAGTCTCCGCTGCAGGGATCCTTGAGCTAATGTGTGGATGGCTTGCAGGACCCGTCGTACGGATCACTCCAACGCTCCTTCTTGTCAGCGACCCCACGAAACTGCCAGACATCTACCACCGGAATGCAGATAAAACAGGTCACTATATCACCGGGTCGTTCGGAGAGACCGAATCACTGTTTAACATTCGGTCACACAAGACCCATGCGGCGTTTCGCAAGCATATTGCGGGTCCT tatagtttctCCAACGTAAAGCGGATGGAACCATTGGTTGACGCCCGGATCGACGATTGGTTGAACAAATTGGACGAGACCTTTGCCAGCACTGGTGCAAAGTTCGATTTCGCATGGTGGGCAGT TGAGATCGGCTTTGGGGCGCCATTCGGTTTTATCGAACAGGGCAAAGATGTTGGAGGTCTCATTCAGGGCTTCCACGACGGCCTCCCTGCGTTTGGTCTCCTCGCGCGCCTGCATCCCTTTACCAGCTGGATGAAGACCACGTTCATGAAGAAGTACCTAGTTGCCAAGCCTGAAGATAATACGGGTATTGGAGTGCTGATGCGCTTCCGGGATCGATTAATTGAGCAACGCTTACGCGAGATCGCTGAAGGCAAAGATGTTGGTCGTGTGGATCTTCTGCAAACGTTCATCGATGCCCGCACGGAGGACGGCAAGCCCCTTGATATGGACTATCTGAAGGCCGAAGTCTTGCTGGTTCTGCTGGCAGGCGCCGATACCACTGGCACGGTTTTCCAGTCTCTCGTCAACCACCTGCTCGTCAACCAGGAGGTCTACGAACggatgatggaggagattgacACGGCCAGTCGCAAGGGCCTCATTCCCGAGACTATCCCCCA CCGCTGCTGCACCGACGACATCGCCATTGCTGCCTGCGACAAAGAGAGCATCTCGAGGCTCCACCCCCAAGGCCGACAGGATCGTACCGTATGCTTTCGGATGAGGCTTATAGAAGCCGGCTTCTTCGGCAGTCACGAATGCATCGAATTCCACACCACACAACGCAACGGCTCGACGGCCGAGTTCCGCAGAACAGTTGGAGACGACTCCCAAGCgatatcctttttctttcaactGTAG
- a CDS encoding putative integral membrane protein has protein sequence MMASGVIIDPYSLLRAAPLATSTGSLVLATSELIFYSGLVQPPIREKSDSILADYWRYIFPRGVSLVLVLNFTTIGTSLCNILWTNPCSRPLPVSRTTFYWAGLIGAIGHLAFVPFVAPPIQRILNNTDPDPEAEASKEMHTWLGVHRIRMLVADIPAWLAFVGAAMLIDP, from the coding sequence ATGATGGCCTCAGGAGTTATTATCGACCCTTATTCCCTCCTCCGGGCAGCTCCACTTGCAACAAGCACCGGAAGTCTCGTTCTTGCTACTAGCGAACTCATATTCTACTCCGGGCTGGTTCAGCCGCCGATTCGTGAGAAGTCCGACTCGATTCTTGCAGATTATTGGCGTTATATATTCCCGAGAGGAGTGAGCCTCGTACTAGTCCTCAATTTCACGACGATCGGTACTTCGCTATGCAATATTCTTTGGACGAATCCTTGCTCCCGACCGCTGCCTGTGTCTCGCACAACGTTCTACTGGGCTGGCCTTATTGGGGCCATTGGGCATCTGGCTTTTGTACCGTTCGTCGCACCGCCGATTCAACGCATTCTTAACAATACCGACCCCGACCCCGAAGCCGAAGCGAGTAAGGAGATGCACACTTGGCTGGGAGTACATCGCATTCGCATGTTGGTGGCGGATATACCTGCCTGGTTGGCGTTTGTGGGTGCTGCCATGTTGATCGATCCGTGA
- a CDS encoding putative leucoanthocyanidin dioxygenase (leucoanthocyanidin dioxygenase): protein MPTKYVDRPIPQISLANFDQRIDEITADLVHAAENVGFFTIVDHGISIDEIETMFATTERFFNLPDDVKATVPWNPNNVGWEKKSQVRPSTGQPDTKESYQLQFGENMTNLWLEDAHLPGFRTTSLTFMHRVQGVSEQLMRCFARGLGFPEEYFIKCHDVSRHNEQTTMRLLHYFALPEKSDGNTYHRAGAHADWDFLTLLFQKDGQSGLEICPGREAVTEFGIGDEWTRVEARTGEIVCNIGDLLMSWSDDRFKSTFHRVKAPSEPGDYYGDRYSIAYFNQPCKDALIQGPKKKYPMLTGEQFNTRAMQRNFAALQEKLKTMEASA, encoded by the coding sequence ATGCCAACAAAGTACGTCGACCGTCCGATCCCCCAAATTTCGCTGGCCAATTTCGACCAGCGAATCGATGAGATCACTGCGGATCTCGTCCACGCCGCCGAGAATGTCGGTTTCTTCACGATTGTCGATCATGGTATCTCTATCGATGAGATCGAGACCATGTTCGCGACCACTGAGcgcttcttcaacctccctGACGACGTCAAGGCCACCGTGCCGTGGAATCCCAACAATGTCGGCTGGGAAAAGAAGTCCCAGGTCAGGCCATCCACAGGCCAACCAGACACGAAGGAATCATACCAGTTACAGTTCGGAGAGAACATGACCAACCTGTGGTTAGAGGATGCCCACCTCCCCGGGTTTCGCACAACGTCCTTGACTTTCATGCATCGTGTGCAGGGGGTGTCGGAACAATTGATGCGGTGCTTTGCACGCGGCCTCGGCTTTCCGGAAGAGTACTTTATCAAATGCCATGATGTGTCTCGTCACAATGAACAGACCACCATGCGACTGCTGCATTACTTTGCTCTACCGGAAAAGTCTGATGGGAACACGTATCATCGGGCGGGTGCCCATGCCGACTGGGATTTTTTGACATTGCTATTTCAGAAGGATGGGCAAAGTGGATTAGAAATATGTCCTGGTCGCGAGGCTGTGACGGAGTTTGGGATCGGCGATGAATGGACTCGGGTGGAAGCGCGTACGGGTGAGATCGTCTGTAATATCGGGGACCTGCTCATGTCGTGGTCGGATGATCGCTTTAAATCAACTTTTCATCGTGTCAAAGCTCCGTCGGAGCCGGGAGACTACTATGGCGATCGGTATAGCATTGCATACTTCAATCAGCCGTGCAAGGATGCCCTCATCCAGGgaccaaagaagaaatatccGATGCTGACGGGGGAGCAGTTCAATACACGGGCTATGCAAAGAAACTTTGCAGCCTTGcaggagaagttgaagaccATGGAGGCGTCGGCCTAA